The Thermodesulfobacteriota bacterium DNA segment AAGGAAGATCTTACAAAAGAAGCGCGGCTTGAGGCGCGGACAACGTCCCGCGTCAAGGAGCTGATACAGCACGCAGCGGATCTGGAAGGGCGCAGCGTGAGCGATTTTGTCATTGAGCATGCGCGGGAGGCGGCCGAGGACGTCATTGAAAAGCATAGCCACATCAGATTGTTGGCCAAGGACAGCGCATCGTTTGTGGAAGCGCTGCTGAATCCGCCGGCGCCACATGAAAGGCTGAAAAGAGCGGCGCGCCGCCATAAAGAACTGATAAAAGATAAGTGAGCGGAAAGAAGCGGAAAGAAGGGTTTTTCATTGAACCCCTGAAAGACTCGCATGACCGCGCAGAGTTTTCGTGCGGCATTGAGGAGCTGGACAGATATTTCAAAAATCAGGCGGGGCAGGATGCGCGCCGCAAGGTTGCTGCGCCCTTCGTGCTGATCGATGGCGCAACGGGAATAGTGGCGGGTTTTTATACGCTGTCCATGCGCAGTGTTCTGCTGGCGGAGTTGCCGGCAGGCGTTCGAAAGAAGCTTCCCCGATATCCTGATGTGCCCGTGGTTCTGCTCGGCCGCATGGGCGTTGACGTTAAATACCAACGCAGGGGCTTGGGGGAAGCGCTTTTATTCGATGCGCTGAAACGCAGTTATGAAACCAGGACGGAGATTGCAGCTATTGCCGTGATTGTCGATGCCAAGCACGGCGCGGAAAGCTTTTATTTGAAGTACGGTTTTCTGCGGTTCTCCGAACAAGAAAACCGGCTGTTTTTGCCGATGAAGACGATTCAAGCTCTGCTTAAAAATAAAGTATGAATTTTTGGCCGAAAAATACTTTTTTTAAATCATGAAGGATTCTGGAGACAATATAAAGATAAAAGCGAAGGGGTCAAGCCTTCAATTGACAATACTTAAATCCTATTTTATTGATTTTTTTTCAATGGGTCCAGAAATCAACTATCCTTACTTATCTTTTCTTCAATCCTTCTAAACGTCATGATAATGTTAAGAAAACAGTCCAGTAATCATTATAGAGGAAGATCTTTTGTTGCCTTGAAACTCCATTCGTGTCGTGACACCGGGCACTGGGATATTGAATACGAAGGAGCCTTGGCATTTTAGTATTTCCTTTAAACCAATTCGAATCTACATGGGTAGTATTGCCAATTGTAGACTTGGCCCCTTCTACTGACAAGCTCAAGGCAAAATTTCATTAAGAAGCCGCGACTATTTTTCCCCCGCCTCATATACCATTAATAAGATCGCTGAGGCAGTAGAATTAATTGCAAACTGAGCAATATGCTGAGGCACTTTCTTGGAAACTGTGCCCGCGCCGTGTGACTTACTAAGTCGATTTCTAAGGGTGGGGACAATCATGAGAAGTTGTTCGAAATAACTTTCAAGCTGGGTGTTGTCGAGGAATATTTTAACGAGTGTAGATACGTTATCCGTTTGTTTGTACAGCCAGCCTTTCCTATCACACAAAATTTTAAGAACACTTTCAAAGGCGCTCCCACACTTTGTCAAGCAATCTCCATAGTCCCCTTTTCGATAGTCCTGCAAAGCATCTAAGAATTCGTCATTAGCCAGTCGGAAATGGCCACGCTGAAGGAATTCAAGCGTTGGGACAATCACCTGAGTATGGATAAGCTCATTCCCTCGACAAACAACGCGTGGGTAGGAAACCACTTGTATTGCTTCGTGTTCCCGTCCATAAAGCCGTGATTTGACACGCTCCGTCACATAGTCCGTTAAGAAATAGGGAAGTCCATCTATCACAAGAAACGCATTTAACTCCCTAACCATTTCTTCTCTTGGCAAGTGAACATGGGATAAACAGTCCACGCTAAAAACATCTTCCACGAGGTCGAGAAACTGCTCGGTCGGACACGCCGTGACAAATTGGAACGCATCTTCCGCTGGTGAACTAAAAGAAGTATGAGATAATTGAGCTTCACCATGCCGATATCGAAGAATTCTATGAATCTGATTCCAAAATTCGATAGTGTAATCGCCCCCAATCCCGAACTCGGTGACTCTTTTGTTGCCAAAAACTTCAGCACACCACATTAAAACTCGGTTTCGGAAAGTACGCGAAACCTCCACTAAAGGTTCTTCAGTTGGCCTGGGTCTCCTTGAGAAAACGTCAAATATTCGATCAAGCCACCACATAGTCCGCCTCTCCTAAACGACTGGCTTGGCTGCCTATACTTATTATTTATACGGAAAGTTATTATATAATCAGGTATCTGGAAACCAAAATTTAGAGCTATCTTATCCATAAGTCTAAATTTCCATGCCGTCTGTTATCGCATCCAATAAATTATTACCAAAGGCTGTCGTTTACACAAAATTGGCAATAGTGTTTCATTCCACTTCTATTCGGAATGCTTAGGCGCTATTAGGGGACAATTCCGCTTAAACAGACCTCAATGCAGCTATCAAATTTGGAGCTACATCTTTAACGAAGGCCATTTGTGCTTTCGATACTTCTTCCCCGTGAATAGCGGGTGAAGTCACAGAATACACTTCTCTTATAACACTAATTAAAGCGGGGTCAATTAACTGTTCCTCGGCGAGCATACGACTTACCTGATGTATGGACAATGGGCGACGCCGATCCTCTTCCCCATACCTTTCCTTCCAGATACGACGCAATTCTTTTTCGATGTTGTAGCGCACGCCAAACAAGAACGATACGTCATCTTCGACTTTCAAGTCATCGCTGGGCACCGCGGGCATTCGTAGATTATGAGCTCGAACAAACTCGTCGAGAATATTCCGCACGCGTTCTTCTATAAGAGGAAGCTGTGAATCTGACGGTGGGAGCGGCGCAAATGTAAAGCTGGGGTTAAACTGAGTCCTTATGTCGACGGTGTTGCGAATATCAGAGCGCAATTCAGCTATCTCTCCCTTGACATCTGCCTTCAATGCTTCGATTTCCTTTTTGAAGGTCAGACCAAAGAAGCTGATCTCCTGAAAAAGGGGAAGTAAGAACAAGGCGACCCATATCAGAAACACAAAGACGTCCGCGTAGGATGAGTGCCCGACAACCAAGTCAGGGTACCTACGATACAGAAAATACGTCAGCCCGCCCAAGAGTAATACCCACCAGAGAACTTTGAACCAGTTCGGAAGCTTCATGATTATCCTTGCTGGACCCTAAATGCCGTGGATTTCCATACAATACATTTATCACACAGCGCTGTCCAGGGCTTTTTTTACCTCATGCGGGTTTTCTCAATGACTGTCACAGAAGCCTTGGTCGGGCCTTCGGGCACACGATTATTGGTTTCCCATTTTTTTAATGTCGATACAGGGATCGCAAAAGTCTCGGAAAAAACTTCCTGTGTCATCTGAAGTTTTTCACGGATTGCTTTGACATCTATATCTCTGTTGCGTACCTTGTAGGCGCGCTCTTTGGTTTTATCTCCTTTGAGATAAGCCAGAGCCTGCTTCGCACCTGTAATAATTTCCTTTCCTGCCTTGCTCATGGTTTCATCTCCTTCTTAATATCGTGAACGATTACATACAGGATATTAATTATAACCATTAAGGCTGAAATGAAACTTCCCGCAGTAACCTGCAGGCTATCACCATAGAAACTGAAAGTCTCAGATGACGCGAGGAACCCTGAGCCCAGTCGAAGGGGACGAAGCAATCGAAAACTGGGGAAAAGGATGAGATTGCTTCAATTTGCTTCGCAAATTTCGCAATGACAGACAGCAGGAAACCCTGTAGCTACAGGGAATTCACTAGTTAAAACTAGTTTTTCACAAGGTATGTTGTCACTCCCTGATCGAGGGAACAGACCATTCTAGTTTGAGCCCGTTGCCACCGTAGCGGTAATATCACCGCAAAACCCGTTGCAAAAGTTCTCTGTAAGCCGTCCAAAGATCGTGACCACCGGCAATCGATTCTTACGAATCCGCATGAAACCCGTTTGTTTGAACAGGTTTTCCCCTTCTGTTAGAATTCTAGGATGGCCAAGAAAAGAATAACAAAGGTCTATACTCGAACCGGGGACAAAGGTTTAACCTCACTTATCGGCGGGAAGAGGGTAAGTAAGGACTCTACAAGGGTGGATGCTTACGGGGAGATAGATGAGCTTAATGCAGTGCTGGGAATAGTACGATCTCAAGCCAAGGACGATGAAATAAAGACAATTATTTCAGTTATTCAGAATGATCTTTTCATTATTGGTGCAGATCTTGCCAGTCCAATGGATATCCTGGCACCAAGGATAAAACCCGATAGTGTAGAAAAGCTTGAGCGAACAATCGATAAATTTCTTAAGGAGCTCGAACCACTGAAGGAGTTCATTCTTCCAACCGGTAGGGGCGGAGGACATTATCTTCACCTCGCAAGAACGGTTGCGAGAAGGGCCGAAAGAAGTATCGTGAAGCTTAAGAGAGAAGAAGAAATCAATGAAAACGTGTTGAAGTACATAAATAGGTTATCTGATTTGTTATTCGTAATGGCTAGAATTGAGAACAAGCGCTCTGGTTTTGAAGAAGCATTCGCAGATTTTGGAAATTAAATGGCCGCTTTGAATAATTTCGCAGATTATATCGTAAATCCACAAATCGAGGAATATCTAAGGAGCCTGGAACCGACAGATGACATTATACTGAAGGAGATGGAAGAGCTCGGCAGAGAAAGGGGTTTCCCAATCGTGGGACCGCTCGTCGGAAGGCTACTTCATCAGTTAGCCTTGGCCATAGGCGCAGAAAGGATCTTTGAGATGGGCTCAGGCTTTGGATACTCCGCATATTGGTTCGCTAAAGCACTTAGTGATGGCGGTACATTATTCTTCACAGACTTTTCTAATGATAATGGTAAACTTGCCCTAAGTTTTTTTAAGCGTGCCGAGATTAACAACAGAATAAAGATCCACGTTGGGGACTCACTATCAATCCTGGATACAATACCGGGGCATTTTGATATAATATTCAATGACATAGACAAAGAACGCTACCCATTAGTAGTTGAAAAGGCCTACAACAGGCTGAGAAAAGGGGGTCTTCTCATCGCTGACAATCTCCTTTGGTTCGGAAGGGTATTAAGAAACGACGATTCTTCAAGCACAAAAGGGGTAAAGGAATTTACAAGGCTTCTTCTTTCTGAAAAAGGGTTCCTCACCACTATCATCCCAATAAGAGACGGAATTTCAATCAGTCTAAAGCTCTGATCAAATTTTATAGGTATCATATATTAAGATTATTTTCTCATTTACTGAAACCGTCACGTCATGGAAAAATTAAGAATGCCTTCAAAAAAAGAAGATGGGTATCAAGGCGTCAAACTACGCTACAAGGAAAAACAATATGAGTTAAAGAAGCTTCACGATAAACGAACCCTTTCAGGCATAGCGTTCTCACAAAGATTGTCTCTTATCACAGATGAACTAATCAAAGAATCTCTAAAACATCTTGGCCTCCCTCATCTCAACGGCATCTCGATAATTGCAACTGGAGGCTATGGAAGAAAAGAGCTTTGTCCATACTCCGATATAGACCTGTTGTTCCTATATTCACCAACGAAAAAATCATTAGTAGAAGGGACAGCACAAAAACTACTGTATTCTCTTTGGGATCTAAATCTTCAACTCGGTCATTCCATTAGGACAATTGACGAGTGTTTCGAAATCTCCCTTAACGAAGACACAACAATTCTCACGTCACTTCTCGACGGTAGATTCATTACTGGCGATAGGAAAGTATATAATAAATATGATAGAAGGCTCTTTCTTGAATTTCTTCCAACGATCTCGTCGAGGTTTATTGAAAAGAAATTAGAAGAAAATGAACAGAGGATCGACAAATTTGGTAGATCAATTTATCTCCTCGAACCAAATATAAAAGAAGGAGAAGGCGGCCTGCGAGACATCCACGCAGCACTGTGGATTGCACAAGCAAAATTCAAGCTTAAGGAATTTAGAGAGCTCCTCTATAAAGGTATTCTGACTGAAAGGGAGCTCAATGTATTCAAAAAGGGATTGGATTTCCTACTTCAAATTAGAACGCAACTCCATTATTTAGCCGGAAGAGCAGAAAATATACTCAGGTTTGATTATCAGGAGAAAATTGCAAGGTTTCTTGGCTATAAAGATACAGAGCTACCCGCAGTAGAACGTTTTATGAGAATTTATTATCTCAGGGGAAATCTAATTAAAGAACAATCCAAGAAACTGATCGACAGATGCGTTTTTAGACCAAAACTTAGCTTCGGCTCTCAGAAGACAGTGCTCCTGGATAAAGGCCTTATCATTCAGGGAGGAATGCTCTCTGCTTCTAGCCGTAGAATCTTCCACGACCATCCTCAAAACTTCATTAAATGCTTTGAATACGCCGATAAATACAACATTAAAATGAGTAAATACCTGTCGGATTTAATCCGTGAAAACGTGAAGCTCATAGACGAAAATGTAAGAAATGACCCAGGGCTTAATTCTTCGTTCCTAAGTCTACTATCAAATGGTAAAGCCGTATCCAATACGCTTTTTGAAATGAATCGTCTTCGTCTTCTTGGTCATTATATTCCCGAATTTGAGAAAATAGTATGCATGGTCCAGCATGACGCATACCATGTTTATACTGTGGATATACACTCAATTTTCATGATTAGAGAAATTGAAAATCTCATTGCTGGAAAATACGAAAAGGAGTTCCTTTTTCTCACAAAAATCTCTAGAAATATTTCAAAACGACATATACTTTATCTGGCCTGCCTTCTGCATGATATAGGAAAGGGAGAGGGTAGGGATCATTCTCAAAAAGGCGCACAGATGATTCCGAAAATCGCCGAACGAATAGGTCTTACAATTGAAGAAAACGAGAAACTTCAATTTATAGTTAAACATCATCTTATAATGCCCCATTTCTCCCAGAGGCGAGATCTTCATGACGAAAGCCTAATAATTCGATTCGCCAAATCGGTAAAAACTGTGGAAACCCTCTCGTTACTGTATCTACTCTCATTTGCAGACGTTAGATCGGTAGGTCCCGACGTATGGACAAACTGGAAAGGGATGCTCCTTGAAGAGCTTTATCTCAGGACCGCAGCGATATTGGATGAGGAGGAATTTGAGAAGGAAAGTCTAGAGGAAAGAGCGAAGAGGTTTACAAGAGATGTCATTAACCTTGTAAAAGAGGAAATCTTAGAGAACTGGGTAAAAAAAATTCTAAGAGGCATGCCCCACTCATATTTTGCAGGTTATTCCCCACAAAAGATTGCCTATCATTTGAAATTGATTAAAAAATTTGCCAAAACGGTAGCAATGGATGTGGTTTTTCATCCCAGTGAAGAGTATGATGAGTTTACATTCTGGGGATTCGATAAGCCTGGTATCTTCTCCCATCTGTGTGGAGTGCTCGCCGGAAACGGGATTAATATTTTGGGCGCCAGAATCGTAACCCGTGATGACGGAAGAATCCTAGACGTGTTTTATGTAAACCGGCTTGGAAAATCCACCCATACGGAGAAAGATCTATGGTCTAAGGTAAACGAGGACCTCAACGATGTATTGAAGGGTAAGGCAGAGGTAGGACAGATTGTCTCCAGGAGAAAAAAATACGGACCTATCTATGTAAAGACGATCCCCAAACATCCAGCACGTGTAGAAATAGATAATGAATCCTCCGAATCCTCAACAATCATAGATGTTTATACATATGACCGTGTAGGACTCCTGTACGACATAACAAGAGCCATAACCAATCTGGGACTTTCAATTACATACGCAAAAATCTCCACTAAGGTCGACCAGGTAGCAGATGTTTTTTATGTGAACGAAATAAATGGTGGGAAGGTCCACGATCCAAAGAAACTGAATCAAATTAAATCGATATTCAATACGATAGATTCCGAAAATCAATGAGAAATATTCTTTCAGTCAGCAGGTTTTTGATTCTAATACACTAAATAGATATGCTCCAGTCCGAAAAATTAGCAGATAAAAAGCTTGAAGCGCCTTTTCTCATTGTAGGCAGTGGGTTAGCAGGACTTTATGCCGCCCTCTACGCTTCAAATTTTGGCGATGTAATTCTGCTTACAAAATCTACGCTTGAAGAGAGCAATAGCTATTGGGCACAGGGTGGCATAGCCGCCGCAATTGACCCAGAAGACTCACCACTATATCACCTTGAAGACACAATCAACGCCGGACGGGGTATATGCAATAAAAAAGCCGTCGAGATACTTGTCCGAGAGGGTAGGGAAAGAGTCTTTGATCTAATAAATCTCGGAATGAAGTTTGACTCTACTGATAAGGGCTTTGAGCTCGGGTTAGAAGGCGGACACACAAAAAGACGAGTTCTCCACTCGGGTGGGAATTCAACCGGAAAAGAAATTGTTGAATTTTTGATATCTTCCGTAAAAAAGTTAAAAGGAATTAAGATACTGGAAAATACAGCCGTAGAGAAACTGATATCCGATGGGAAAAGATGTTTCGGGGCATTAGCCTTCAGAGAAACACCCTTGAATAGGATGCCCATCCTCTCAGGTGCGACCATACTCGCAACTGGTGGTGCCGGCGCACTATATTCAAGAACCACAAACCCCCCAGGCGCAACAGGAGAAGGTATTTCGCTGGCCTATAGATCGGGTGCTGAAGTCACCGATATTGAATTTGTGCAGTTTCACCCAACAACACTCTACGCAAAGAACGGCGGTAGCTTCCTGATCAGCGAAGCCGTAAGGGGTGAAGGTGCCTATCTCCTGAATAAGGATGGTGAAAGATTCATGCTTCGTTACCACGAGCTCGGAGAGCTAGCCCCGAGGGATATAGTGTCAAAGGCGATATTTAATGAAATGAAAACATCAGGCCAAAACTACGTATTCCTATCTCTAAAACACCTAGACAAAGTGTTTGTAAGAAAACGTTTTGCAAATATACATAATATGTGCTCTAAATCGGGGATCGATATCAGCAATGATTTAATTCCGGTAGCCCCGGCTGCCCACTATACCATTGGAGGTGTTAAAACAGGTCTTATGGGAGAAACCAATATCGAATGTCTCTTTGCATCTGGAGAGGTTGCGTGCACAGGCGTTCACGGCGCCAACAGATTGGCAAGTAACTCACTTCTTGAGTGCATCGTGTTCGCCAAACGAGCGGTTGACGCTGCAAGAAATAATGGCGCATCTATTAAAAACATCTATCCCGAGTCTATCAAAAAATACAATCAATCCTTTCTTGGTCAACAAGGTTCTCAAAATGAGGTATTTTCTAAAATCAAAAAGATTATCTCAGATTTAATGAACCAAAACGTTGGAATCATTCGTAGTGACGAGGGATTAAGAAATTCAATCACAGAACTAGAAAAAATATCGATGTCAACGAATGAACTACGCGGTTATTATAAGCACAGGATACAAGATATCCTTGAACTCTGTAAACTCACCGCAAATGCAGCCCTCCTGAGGAAGGAATCAAGGGGAGTACACATCAGGGAGGATTTTCCGGACGAAGATCCACAATTTAGGGCTCATATCGTGTGGAAAAGAGGATTCGAACCGTCAATAATCAAGTGTAACTAATCTCTAACGCTTCTTTATTTACAATCTAAAAATTAATGATAGAATTATCAGTTGGGTTTTTTTAATGAAAATAGATTTTTATATAAACATTGATTTAATTGTTTTTTACGGAGATAGCTGATGGAAAGGCCAGAAGAAAGACTCGATAAAGTCACTGTAAAATTTGCAGGGGATTCCGGAGACGGTATTCAGGTATTGGGAGACCAGTTTGGAAATGTTACCGCAGTCGTCGGTAATGATTTTGCCACGTTGCCCGACTTCCCCGCAGAAATTAGAGCACCTCAAGGTACAACATTTGGGGTATCCTCCTACCAAATTCAATTTGCATCATACGATATCCACACACCTGGCGATAAGCCCGATGTGCTGGTCGCATTCAATCCGGCTGCTCTCAAGGTAAACATGCAATTCGTAAAACCGGGTGGAATAATTGTGGTAAATGAAGACGAATTTACCGAACAAAACCTTAAAAAAGCTGGTTTCGACTCCAATCCCCTTGAAGATGATTCACTGCATTCCTTTAGGGTGTATAAGGTGCCAATAACAAAGCTTACACTTGAAGCACTCATGGATGAGACTGTTGGACACAGGGACAAGCTTAGATGCAAGAATTTTCTGGCACTCGGGGTGATTTCCTGGCTATTCTCCCGGCCACTAGATCCAGTAATAAATTTCCTAAATAAGCGTTTCTCGTCCAAGAAAGAAATTATGGAAGCCAATATCAAAGCATTAAAAGCGGGTTATAACATTTGCGACACGATGGAAATTTTCCCAGTGCACTATCAGATTCCACCGGCAAAGCTACAACCAGGGAAATACAGGAATGTTAACGGTTCACTTGCCACTGTATATGGATTGATTGTAGCCTCAGAAAAGTCTAAACTGCCGCTCATTTATTCAGGTTATCCTATCACGCCGGCAAGTGATATATTACAACTGCTTTCCGCTTTAAAGCACCACGGTGCTGTTTCAATACAAACGGAAGACGAGATAGCAGCAATAGCTATGGCTATAGGGTCTTGCTATACTGGGGTGCTTGGCGTAACTGGGACTAGCGGACCGGGGCTTGCTTTGAAAATAGAGGCACTCAACCTCGCTGTTATGACGGAATTGCCACTGGTGGTCTTTGATTTCCAGCGTTCAGGCATTTCAACAGGGCTGCCTACAAAAACCGAACAAGGGGATCTGCTTTTCGCTCTGTTTGGAAGACCTTCTGACTCTCATGTAATTGTACTGGCACCATGCTCACCCTCAGACTGCTTCTGGACATCCATTGAAGCCATAAAGCTAGCCACCAAGTATATGACGCCTGTAGTTGTTCTTTCTGAGCAGTTTCTCCTTCATTCTTCAGAGCCATGGAAATTACCGGATATAGATAAGATACCTCCAATAGAGGTAAACTTCCGAACTGATCCAGATGGTTTTTATCCGTATATGAGGGATGATAAGACATTTGCTAGGCCATGGGTAAAATTAGGCACCCCGGGACTTGAGCATAGGATTGGTGGTCTTGAAAAAAGCAATATATCCGGAAACGTCTCTTACGACCCCGAAAATCACGATTTCATGACCAAGACACGGGCGCAAAAGATACAAAAGGTCCTGCAAGATATTCCCGACGTAGAGGTTACAGGGCACCCTGAAGCTGAAATGATTGTGGTAGGTTGGGGAAGCACATACGGACATATTAAGGCAGCCGTTGAATTGGCAATGCAGGACGGTATGAAAATATCGATGACCCAGCTCAGACACCTCAATCCATTGCCAAAAAATCTTGGAGACGTACTTAGAAGTTACAAAAAGGTGCTAGTTCCCGAATTAAACCTCGGACAGCTCAACTTTGTCCTTCGTGGCAAGTATCTTGTTGACACAAAGGGTTACGATAGAATCACAGGAAAACCTTTTGACGTTAGTGAACTATTAGAATTCTTCAGAGAAGAGTATAAAGGACTTAAAAAGCATTAATAGGAAAGATCGAATAAAGAGGAGACAAAATTGTTATGAGTACTACAACGGAACATATTGGGGAAACAAAATACAAATCGACTGATTTCAAGTCTGATCAGGAAATAAGATGGTGTCCTGGATGCGAGGACTACGCCATATTAAAAGCGTTTCAGACAGCTCTTGCAGAAATTGGGATCCCAAAAGAAAAACACGCTGTGATATCTGGTATTGGATGTTCAGCACGTCTCCCATACTACATGGATACGTATGGCTTCCATACGATCCACGGCAGGGCGATCCCGGTTGCCACCGGTGTTAAAGTGGCAAATCCTGGCCTCTCTGTATGGGTCATTACAGGAGACGGTGACGGAATTTCTATTGGTGGTAATCATCTTATACATGTCATGAGAAGAAATGTTGATATTACCATCTTGCTCTTTGACAACAAGGTATATGGCCTCACGAAGGGACAGTACTCCCCGACGAGCGACAAGGGAACCATAAATAAATCGGTACCGATGGGTTCCATAGAGGAACCTGTGCAACCTGTTACTCTTG contains these protein-coding regions:
- a CDS encoding DUF1778 domain-containing protein; amino-acid sequence: KEDLTKEARLEARTTSRVKELIQHAADLEGRSVSDFVIEHAREAAEDVIEKHSHIRLLAKDSASFVEALLNPPAPHERLKRAARRHKELIKDK
- a CDS encoding GNAT family N-acetyltransferase, producing MSGKKRKEGFFIEPLKDSHDRAEFSCGIEELDRYFKNQAGQDARRKVAAPFVLIDGATGIVAGFYTLSMRSVLLAELPAGVRKKLPRYPDVPVVLLGRMGVDVKYQRRGLGEALLFDALKRSYETRTEIAAIAVIVDAKHGAESFYLKYGFLRFSEQENRLFLPMKTIQALLKNKV
- a CDS encoding transcriptional regulator; its protein translation is MSKAGKEIITGAKQALAYLKGDKTKERAYKVRNRDIDVKAIREKLQMTQEVFSETFAIPVSTLKKWETNNRVPEGPTKASVTVIEKTRMR
- a CDS encoding cob(I)yrinic acid a,c-diamide adenosyltransferase; this translates as MAKKRITKVYTRTGDKGLTSLIGGKRVSKDSTRVDAYGEIDELNAVLGIVRSQAKDDEIKTIISVIQNDLFIIGADLASPMDILAPRIKPDSVEKLERTIDKFLKELEPLKEFILPTGRGGGHYLHLARTVARRAERSIVKLKREEEINENVLKYINRLSDLLFVMARIENKRSGFEEAFADFGN
- a CDS encoding O-methyltransferase, which encodes MAALNNFADYIVNPQIEEYLRSLEPTDDIILKEMEELGRERGFPIVGPLVGRLLHQLALAIGAERIFEMGSGFGYSAYWFAKALSDGGTLFFTDFSNDNGKLALSFFKRAEINNRIKIHVGDSLSILDTIPGHFDIIFNDIDKERYPLVVEKAYNRLRKGGLLIADNLLWFGRVLRNDDSSSTKGVKEFTRLLLSEKGFLTTIIPIRDGISISLKL
- the glnD gene encoding [protein-PII] uridylyltransferase, translated to MPSKKEDGYQGVKLRYKEKQYELKKLHDKRTLSGIAFSQRLSLITDELIKESLKHLGLPHLNGISIIATGGYGRKELCPYSDIDLLFLYSPTKKSLVEGTAQKLLYSLWDLNLQLGHSIRTIDECFEISLNEDTTILTSLLDGRFITGDRKVYNKYDRRLFLEFLPTISSRFIEKKLEENEQRIDKFGRSIYLLEPNIKEGEGGLRDIHAALWIAQAKFKLKEFRELLYKGILTERELNVFKKGLDFLLQIRTQLHYLAGRAENILRFDYQEKIARFLGYKDTELPAVERFMRIYYLRGNLIKEQSKKLIDRCVFRPKLSFGSQKTVLLDKGLIIQGGMLSASSRRIFHDHPQNFIKCFEYADKYNIKMSKYLSDLIRENVKLIDENVRNDPGLNSSFLSLLSNGKAVSNTLFEMNRLRLLGHYIPEFEKIVCMVQHDAYHVYTVDIHSIFMIREIENLIAGKYEKEFLFLTKISRNISKRHILYLACLLHDIGKGEGRDHSQKGAQMIPKIAERIGLTIEENEKLQFIVKHHLIMPHFSQRRDLHDESLIIRFAKSVKTVETLSLLYLLSFADVRSVGPDVWTNWKGMLLEELYLRTAAILDEEEFEKESLEERAKRFTRDVINLVKEEILENWVKKILRGMPHSYFAGYSPQKIAYHLKLIKKFAKTVAMDVVFHPSEEYDEFTFWGFDKPGIFSHLCGVLAGNGINILGARIVTRDDGRILDVFYVNRLGKSTHTEKDLWSKVNEDLNDVLKGKAEVGQIVSRRKKYGPIYVKTIPKHPARVEIDNESSESSTIIDVYTYDRVGLLYDITRAITNLGLSITYAKISTKVDQVADVFYVNEINGGKVHDPKKLNQIKSIFNTIDSENQ
- the nadB gene encoding L-aspartate oxidase, with the protein product MLQSEKLADKKLEAPFLIVGSGLAGLYAALYASNFGDVILLTKSTLEESNSYWAQGGIAAAIDPEDSPLYHLEDTINAGRGICNKKAVEILVREGRERVFDLINLGMKFDSTDKGFELGLEGGHTKRRVLHSGGNSTGKEIVEFLISSVKKLKGIKILENTAVEKLISDGKRCFGALAFRETPLNRMPILSGATILATGGAGALYSRTTNPPGATGEGISLAYRSGAEVTDIEFVQFHPTTLYAKNGGSFLISEAVRGEGAYLLNKDGERFMLRYHELGELAPRDIVSKAIFNEMKTSGQNYVFLSLKHLDKVFVRKRFANIHNMCSKSGIDISNDLIPVAPAAHYTIGGVKTGLMGETNIECLFASGEVACTGVHGANRLASNSLLECIVFAKRAVDAARNNGASIKNIYPESIKKYNQSFLGQQGSQNEVFSKIKKIISDLMNQNVGIIRSDEGLRNSITELEKISMSTNELRGYYKHRIQDILELCKLTANAALLRKESRGVHIREDFPDEDPQFRAHIVWKRGFEPSIIKCN
- a CDS encoding 2-oxoacid:acceptor oxidoreductase subunit alpha, which codes for MERPEERLDKVTVKFAGDSGDGIQVLGDQFGNVTAVVGNDFATLPDFPAEIRAPQGTTFGVSSYQIQFASYDIHTPGDKPDVLVAFNPAALKVNMQFVKPGGIIVVNEDEFTEQNLKKAGFDSNPLEDDSLHSFRVYKVPITKLTLEALMDETVGHRDKLRCKNFLALGVISWLFSRPLDPVINFLNKRFSSKKEIMEANIKALKAGYNICDTMEIFPVHYQIPPAKLQPGKYRNVNGSLATVYGLIVASEKSKLPLIYSGYPITPASDILQLLSALKHHGAVSIQTEDEIAAIAMAIGSCYTGVLGVTGTSGPGLALKIEALNLAVMTELPLVVFDFQRSGISTGLPTKTEQGDLLFALFGRPSDSHVIVLAPCSPSDCFWTSIEAIKLATKYMTPVVVLSEQFLLHSSEPWKLPDIDKIPPIEVNFRTDPDGFYPYMRDDKTFARPWVKLGTPGLEHRIGGLEKSNISGNVSYDPENHDFMTKTRAQKIQKVLQDIPDVEVTGHPEAEMIVVGWGSTYGHIKAAVELAMQDGMKISMTQLRHLNPLPKNLGDVLRSYKKVLVPELNLGQLNFVLRGKYLVDTKGYDRITGKPFDVSELLEFFREEYKGLKKH